Proteins encoded by one window of Halorubrum ruber:
- a CDS encoding TRAM domain-containing protein, with protein sequence MADCPLADDCPSFDERIQGMGCQHYGNKGGAEWCNHYDMPIYELKQQPVQPGEAVVVEVDDIHESGAGVGRTDDGFIVLVDGLLPPARAEVKIHRVKSSHATAEEVIERLPDDPEAEEGDDAEAADGDERDDEDADDERTRRDRTDRERLGSRENFWGK encoded by the coding sequence ATGGCGGACTGTCCACTCGCCGACGACTGCCCCAGCTTCGACGAACGGATTCAGGGGATGGGGTGTCAACACTACGGCAACAAGGGCGGCGCGGAGTGGTGTAACCACTACGACATGCCGATCTACGAGCTGAAACAGCAGCCGGTCCAGCCCGGCGAGGCGGTCGTCGTCGAGGTCGACGACATCCACGAGAGCGGTGCCGGCGTCGGCCGCACCGACGACGGGTTCATCGTCCTCGTCGACGGGCTGCTCCCGCCGGCGCGCGCCGAGGTCAAGATCCACCGCGTGAAGTCCAGTCACGCGACGGCGGAGGAAGTGATCGAGCGCCTCCCCGACGACCCGGAAGCGGAGGAGGGAGACGACGCCGAGGCCGCGGACGGCGACGAGCGGGACGACGAGGACGCGGACGACGAGCGCACTCGCCGCGACCGCACGGACCGCGAACGGCTCGGCAGCCGCGAGAACTTCTGGGGCAAGTGA